From the Xyrauchen texanus isolate HMW12.3.18 chromosome 49, RBS_HiC_50CHRs, whole genome shotgun sequence genome, one window contains:
- the LOC127640644 gene encoding olfactomedin-like, whose product MLLYLFIFTVTATGQAQRVPGKQQNDSCVCKISSSIWTFPAAQFVEVTKQVQSCEAHLNEFQEKVGSQHVELPKMAATLKNITAHLKIFDYLHTSGLYNALHLHQLNHELEEIHHAINETHLHNPNNETHNLLHEFNKAKNDVQKMYRDDFFNLETMKKRLRDLNNRAQTCRSISNNFRSTCHQRIMNKISAPVVTKLNSFSKSYISGAWGSDAQLNSKERYWEQCLASGHKHGSTIRLYNSHEDFMANRNYKDEPIAPSYTDKNAVQGSGTILYDNTVFYQCYSTAEICSFNITTKTTKRMKLNGAGIDNKFPFCYYSCRDWTDIDLEADQDAVWVIYATEENHGNIVVSRLDPVELNITHTWKTNLFKRSVSSTFMVCGVLYATRFVSTYQEEVFYAFDTTTGQEINTLSLPFEKVAAGIANLNYNPVDRRLYLYNDAYLLAYDTYF is encoded by the exons ATGCTCCTGTACCTGTTTATCTTCACAGTCACT GCGACGGGCCAGGCTCAGAGAGTTCCAGGAAAACAGCAGAATGATTCCTGTGTGTGTAAAATAAGCAGCTCGATCTGGACTTTTCCTGCTGCACAGTTTGTGGAAGTCACAAAACAGGTCCAGAGCTGTGAGGCCCACCTGAATGAGTTTCAGGAAAAG GTCGGGAGCCAACATGTTGAACTGCCAAAGATGGCAGCCACTCTTAAGAACATCACAGCCCATCTGAAAATATTTGATTATCTTCACACAAGTGGATTGTACAATGCTCTTCATCTGCATCAGCTGAACCATGAGCTCGAGGAAATCCATCATGCTATCAATGAAACCCACTTGCACAACCCCAATAATGAGACACATAACCTACTACATGAG TTCAATAAGGCTAAAAACGATGTCCAGAAGATGTACAGAGATGACTTCTTCAACCTAGAGACAATGAAGAAGAGGTTACGTGACCTCAACAACCGTGCACAGACCTGCAGGAGCATATCGAACAATTTCAGGA GCACTTGTCATCAGCGTATCATGAACAAAATAAGTGCTCCGGTTGTCACCAAGCTCAATTCCTTCAGCAAGTCATATATTTCTGGTGCTTGGGGCAGTGACGCCCAACTTAATAGCAAGGAACGCTATTGGGAGCAATGTCTGGCGAGTGGACACAAGCATGGCAGCACAATCAGATTGTACAACTCGCATGAAGATTTCATGGCCAACAGGAACTACAAGGACGAACCGATTGCACCATCCTACACTGACAAGAATGCTGTTCAAGGCTCTGGCACCATACTGTACGATAACACTGTATTTTACCAATGCTACAGCACAGCTGAGATCTGCAGCTTCAACATTACAACAAAGACAACCAAGCGAATGAAGTTGAATGGTGCTGGTATAGACAATAAGTTCCCTTTCTGCTACTACAGCTGCCGTGATTGGACTGATATCGACCTGGAGGCTGACCAAGATGCTGTGTGGGTAATATATGCCACAGAGGAGAACCACGGCAACATTGTTGTGAGTCGTTTAGACCCAGTAGAGCTCAATATCACACATACCTGGAAGACAAATCTCTTTAAGAGGTCTGTCAGCAGCACGTTTATGGTGTGTGGGGTCCTGTATGCTACACGCTTTGTTAGTACTTACCAAGAAGAGGTGTTTTATGCCTTTGATACAACCACTGGTCAGGAGATAAATACACTTTCTTTGCCTTTTGAGAAGGTAGCAGCAGGAATTGCCAATCTGAACTACAACCCTGTTGATAGGAGACTCTACTTGTATAATGACGCCTATCTTTTGGCATATGACACTTACTTCTGA